The Vicia villosa cultivar HV-30 ecotype Madison, WI linkage group LG1, Vvil1.0, whole genome shotgun sequence genome includes a region encoding these proteins:
- the LOC131636564 gene encoding manganese-dependent ADP-ribose/CDP-alcohol diphosphatase-like, producing MCLWRLDRKNNIMGSENWMKSAHDQKQPLFSFGLISDVQYGDIPDGHSFLGVPRYYRHSLLVLQRAVQSWNNHKRHKFVINCGDIVDGFCPKDQSFDTVKKISGEFEKFQGQVHHLIGNHCLYNLPRNKLLPLLKIRSPEGHGYYDFSPVPEYRFVFLDGYDISAIGWPRDHPRTLEAMRLLREKNPNEDKNSPTGLVGLERRFLMFNGGVGKEQMEWLNNVLQDATKSKQKVVVCCHMPLDPVASSKEALLWNYDEVMSLIHRYSCVKVCFYGHDHKGGYSIDSHGIHHRILEAALECPPGRDAFGYVEAYHDRISLYGTDRMPSTNMYFNNV from the coding sequence ATGTGCTTGTGGAGATTAGATAGAAAGAATAACATCATGGGTTCTGAAAATTGGATGAAAAGTGCACATGATCAAAAACAACCTCTCTTTTCGTTCGGATTGATATCCGATGTGCAATATGGTGATATTCCGGATGGTCATTCGTTCCTCGGGGTTCCTCGTTACTATAGGCATAGTCTTCTTGTGTTACAAAGAGCAGTTCAGAGTTGGAATAATCATAAGAGGCATAAATTTGTTATAAATTGTGGAGATATTGTTGACGGGTTTTGTCCGAAAGATCAATCTTTTGATACTGTAAAGAAAATTTCCGGTGAATTTGAGAAATTCCAAGGACAGGTACATCATTTAATTGGAAATCACTGTCTATATAATCTACCTCGCAACAAGTTGCTTCCGTTGTTGAAGATTCGTAGTCCAGAAGGCCATGGTTACTACGATTTTTCGCCTGTGCCTGAATATAGATTTGTTTTCCTCGACGGATATGATATAAGTGCGATTGGTTGGCCTCGTGATCATCCGAGAACATTGGAAGCTATGAGATTACTCAGGGAGAAGAATCCGAATGAAGATAAGAATAGTCCAACCGGTTTAGTTGGACTTGAAAGAAGGTTTCTTATGTTCAACGGAGGCGTTGGAAAGGAACAAATGGAATGGTTGAATAATGTTCTTCAAGATGCAACGAAATCGAAACAGAAAGTCGTGGTTTGTTGTCATATGCCTCTAGATCCTGTCGCGTCGTCTAAGGAAGCATTGTTGTGGAATTATGATGAAGTGATGAGTTTGATACATAGATATAGTTGTGTGAAGGTTTGTTTTTATGGTCATGATCATAAAGGTGGATACTCCATTGATTCACATGGTATTCATCATAGAATTCTTGAAGCTGCATTGGAATGTCCTCCTGGTAGAGATGCATTTGGATATGTTGAAGCTTATCATGACAGAATATCACTTTATGGCACTGACAGAATGCCAAGTACaaatatgtattttaataatGTTTAG
- the LOC131636576 gene encoding high-affinity nitrate transporter 3.1-like — MAAHKLLVASLLLCCLSEICYGKVLFSSLKRTLVVTASPKEGQVLSSGVDKISGTWSLNKTFPAGTDSSYKTIKLKLCYAHISQQDRAWRKTVDDLSRDKTCQHKMVAMPYNASNKTVQTYDWLIERAVPQATYFVRAYAFDSNDVEVAYGQTTNADKSTNLFEINAISGRHATLDICSVCFSAFSVLSLGVFFYIEKRKGKSQKK, encoded by the exons ATGGCAGCTCACAAGCTTTTGGTAGCATCACTTCTTCTCTGCTGTTTATCTGAAATTTGTTATGGAAAGGTTCTCTTTTCTTCCTTGAAAAGAACCCTTGTTGTCACTGCTTCCCCCAAGGAAGGACAAG TTTTGTCATCTGGAGTGGACAAAATCAGTGGAACATGGTCTCTAAACAAGACCTTCCCAGCAGGAACAGACTCTTCATACAAAACAATAAAACTGAAGTTATGTTACGCGCACATAAGCCAACAAGACCGCGCATGGAGAAAGACCGTTGACGATCTCTCAAGGGACAAGACATGCCAACACAAAATGGTTGCAATGCCCTACAATGCTTCCAACAAAACGGTCCAAACCTACGACTGGTTGATCGAGCGTGCTGTGCCTCAAGCAACGTACTTTGTACGTGCCTACGCATTTGACTCCAACGACGTGGAAGTTGCTTACGGGCAAACCACGAATGCTGATAAGAGTACTAATTTATTTGAAATCAACGCGATCAGTGGACGCCATGCGACTCTTGATATTTGCTCTGTTTGTTTCAGTGCTTTCTCGGTTTTGTCGTTGGGCGTGTTCTTCTATATCGAGAAGAGGAAGGGAAAATCACAGAAGAAGTGA